In Oryza brachyantha chromosome 1, ObraRS2, whole genome shotgun sequence, the following are encoded in one genomic region:
- the LOC102718499 gene encoding uncharacterized protein LOC102718499 has translation MADVEEQQLQQVTGVSRAQDGVAKASLGKDHVPGSELWTDGLTCAFELIKGHKKHKSWPTIDSMQEKGVPAHMKRHISRNSHRAVTLKPDECIVVEKPCQTDFSNDSYVLKDRPVYAREIFDHKWVPIGWSRIAELVQRVQSDASWECEQVEMTDSEDDYTVADLAAPYWQRPVGPTWWCHVTAGHPSVDAWLNSAHWMHPAIRTALRDESRLISDRMKYLLYEVPVRVAGGLLFELLGQSVGDPNREEEDIPIVLRSWQAQNFLVTAMHVKGPSSNVNVLGVTEVQELLSAGGSQTPRSVHEVIAHLVSRLSRWDDRLFRKYIFGEADEIELKFVNRRNHEDLNLVSIILNQEIRRLATQVIRVKWSLHAREEIIIELLRHLRGNTTRVILESIRKDTRDMLEEQEAVRGRLFTIQDVMQSTVRAWLQDRSLRITHNLAIFGGGGMVLSIITGLFGINVDGIPGAQNTPYAFGLFAGLLFFLGIVLIGVGILYLGLQNPVTNEKVKVRKLELQHLVSMFQHEAEQHGKVREGLSRHSSSPKSSSASDEGYILIS, from the exons ATGGCTGAtgtggaggagcagcagcttcAGCAGGTCACTGGTGTGTCCAGGGCACAAGACGGAGTTGCCAAGGCGAGTTTGGGGAAGGATCATGTCCCAGGAAGTGAGCTCTGGACCGATGGGCTCACCTGTGCCTTTGAGCTCATAAAGGGTCACAAGAAGCACAAATCATGGCCGACGATTGATAGCATGCAGGAGAAAGGGGTCCCTGCGCATATGAAGCGGCACATAAGTAGGAACAGCCATCGGGCCGTGACCCTGAAACCTGATGAATGCATTGTGGTGGAGAAGCCCTGCCAAACGGATTTTAGTAATGATTCTTATGTGCTCAAAGATAGGCCAGTGTATGCCAGGGAAATCTTCGATCACAAATGGGTGCCCATTGGATGGTCTAGGATCGCTGAGTTGGTGCAGAGGGTTCAGTCAGATGCCAGCTGGGAGTGTGAGCAGGTGGAGATGACCGACAGTGAGGATGATTACACTGTGGCGGATCTTGCAGCTCCATACTGGCAGCGTCCGGTAGGACCTACATGGTGGTGCCATGTCACTGCAGGCCATCCCTCTGTTGATGCGTGGCTGAATAGTGCTCACTGGATGCATCCGGCTATAAGAACTGCACTGAGAGATGAAAGCCGACTGATAAGTGATCGTATGAAGTACCTTCTCTATGAG GTCCCAGTTAGAGTTGCAGGAGGACTGCTGTTTGAGCTTCTTGGCCAGTCAGTTGGAGATCCAAATCGTGAAGAGGAAGATATACCCATTGTGCTTCGGTCTTGGCAGGCACAGAACTTTCTTGTTACTGCAATGCATGTCAAAGGCCCTTCATCCAATGTAAATGTTTTAGGAGTGACTGAAGTGCAG GAGTTGCTTAGTGCTGGTGGAAGTCAAACACCTAGATCAGTTCACGAAGTAATTGCACATTTGGTCAGCCGTCTTTCTCGATGGGATGACAG GCTATTCCGAAAATATATCTTTGGCGAAGCAGATGAAATTGAACTGAAGTTTGTGAATAG GAGAAATCATGAAGATCTAAATCTAGTCAGCATCATATTGAATCAAGAAATTAGAAGGTTAGCAACACAG GTAATCAGAGTAAAATGGTCTCTGCATGCAAGGGAAGAGATCATAATCGAGCTTCTTAGACATTTGAGGGGGAACACCACAAGAGTTATCTTAGAGAGCATTAGAAAGGACACAAGGGACATGTTGGAGGAGCAGGAAGCTGTCCGTGGTCGCTTGTTCACTATTCAGGATGTTATGCAAAGCACTGTTCGTGCATGGCTACAA GACAGAAGCCTTCGTATAACCCACAATTTGGCCATTTTTGGAGGTGGCGGCATGGTCCTATCCATAATCACTGGCCTTTTTGGAATCAACGTCGACGGCATACCAGGAGCGCAAAATACTCCATATGCTTTCGGCTTGTTCGCGGGacttctcttctttttagGAATCGTCCTTATTGGAGTAGGAATACTCTATCTTGGGCTGCAAAATCCAGTGACCAATGAGAAGGTCAAGGTGAGGAAGCTGGAGCTTCAGCATCTCGTTTCGATGTTCCAGCATGAAGCAGAACAGCACGGCAAGGTGAGGGAAGGTCTCAGCCGGCACAGCTCGTCTCCGAAGTCCTCGTCGGCCTCTGATGAAGGCTACATcctaatttcttaa
- the LOC102718780 gene encoding probable receptor-like protein kinase At2g42960 yields MSSDNNSISAALSQTTPVLRLRVWVLIAIGIGILMAILFIIALWLSMRRKKKTTVGFDSRSQMEIPVVSKDINVDRVDAQSLHDSGTPIMSVQDKYEQMKGVSHLAESRSVDVDAFSQCSSVYNIEKAGSSYSEDYSSSGPARKGSSSYGYASASPLVGLPELSHLGWGHWFTLRDLEYATNRFAKSNVLGEGGYGIVYKGQLMNGTEVAVKKILNNVGQAEKEFRVEVEAIGHVRHKNLVRLLGYCVEGIHRMLVYEYVNNGNLEQWLHGAMGGGILTWENRMKILLGTAKALAYLHEAIDPKVVHRDIKSSNILIDDEFNSKVSDFGLAKLLSSDSSYINTRVMGTYGYVAPEYANSGMLNEKSDIYSFGVVLLESVTARDPVDYSKPADEVNLVEWLKMMISSKKAEDVVDPKLEIKPPKRALKRAILVGLKCVDPDADKRPKMSHVVQMLEAVQNAYRQDQKKPSQMGSIDIESQQSVEDISNSADS; encoded by the exons ATGTCGTCCGACAACAACTCCATCAGTGCAGCACTATCACAGACTACGCCCGTGCTCCGCTTGAGAGTATGGGTCTTGATTGCTATTGGCATTGGGATACTGATGGCAATTTTGTTCATCATAGCATTGTGGCTCTCTatgaggaggaaaaagaagacgACCGTAGGATTTGACAGTAGATCGCAGATGGAGATTCCTGTTGTGTCAAAGGATATCAATGTTGATAGAGTTGATGCACAGAGCCTGCATGACAGTGGAACACCTATCATGTCAGTGCAGGATAAATATGAACAGATGAAGGGTGTTTCGCATTTGGCAGAGAGTAGATCTGTTGATGTCGATGCATTCAGCCAATGCAGCTCAGTGTACAACATAGAGAAGGCTGGGAGCTCATATTCTGAAGATTACAGCAGCTCTGGCCCGGCTAGGAAAGGCAGTTCATCATATGGCTATGCGTCTGCTTCACCGCTGGTTGGCTTACCTGAGCTATCACATTTGGGCTGGGGTCACTGGTTTACCTTGAGGGACCTCGAGTATGCAACAAACCGGTTTGCAAAGAGTAATGTCTTGGGGGAGGGTGGCTATGGAATTGTCTACAAGGGTCAATTGATGAATGGGACTGAGGTTGCTGTGAAGAAGATCCTTAACAATGT GGGCCAAGCAGAGAAGGAATTTAGAGTCGAAGTTGAAGCCATCGGTCATGTTCGGCATAAGAATCTGGTGCGGCTTCTGGGGTACTGTGTGGAAGGGATACACAG GATGCTAGTCTATGAATATGTCAACAATGGCAACCTAGAACAATGGCTTCATGGGGCCATGGGCGGGGGAATCCTTACTTGGGAGAACCGTATGAAGATTCTCCTTGGCACTGCAAAAGC GCTTGCATACCTTCATGAAGCCATAGACCCCAAAGTTGTACACCGGGATATTAAGTCcagtaatatattaattgatgACGAATTCAACAGCAAGGTTTCTGATTTTGGGTTGGCCAAACTACTGAGTTCTGACAGCAGCTACATCAATACAAGAGTGATGGGAACATATGG GTATGTTGCACCTGAATATGCGAATAGTGGAATGTTGAATGAAAAGAGCGACATTTACAGTTTTGGAGTTGTGTTGTTGGAATCTGTGACTGCTAGAGACCCAGTTGATTACAGTAAACCTGCGGATGAG GTGAATCTTGTAGAATGGCTTAAAATGATGATTAGCAGCAAGAAGGCAGAGGATGTAGTGGATCCAAAACTTGAAATTAAGCCCCCAAAACGGGCCCTTAAGCGGGCAATCTTGGTTGGCCTGAAGTGTGTTGATCCAGATGCTGACAAAAGGCCAAAAATGAGTCATGTTGTCCAAATGCTTGAAGCAGTTCAGAATGCATATCGACAA GACCAGAAAAAACCCAGCCAGATGGGAAGCATTGATATCGAGTCACAGCAGTCTGTAGAGGATATTTCAAACAGTGCTGATTCCTGA
- the LOC102719055 gene encoding uncharacterized protein LOC102719055 — protein MSGMPTDDATGQVRMEGDVSDKKEEKTQDQNEESGMPSPQEEEAAIKKKYGGILPKRTPHITKDHERAYFDSADWALGKQGGSHKPKGPLEALRPKLQPTHARARRTPYASADNDECMNLPSEDVNQNGDPVEDKNKEEV, from the exons ATGTCTGGAATGCCAACTGATGATGCAACTGGTCAAGTGAGGATGGAAGGAGATGTTTCTgacaaaaaggaagaaaaaactcAAGACCAGAATGAAGAAAGTGGAATGCCCTCGCCACAGGAAGAG GAGGCAgccataaagaaaaaatatggggGAATACTACCCAAGAGGACGCCACATATAACTAAG GACCATGAACGGGCTTACTTTGATTCTGCTGATTGGGCTTTAGGAAAG CAAGGTGGAAGCCACAAACCTAAAGGGCCTCTTGAAGCACTGCGACCAAAACTTCAG CCTACTCATGCGCGTGCACGGCGGACTCCTTATGCATCTGCTGACAACGATG AGTGTATGAATTTGCCTTCTGAGGATGTGAACCAGAATGGTGATCCCGTCGAAGACAAGAACAAGGAAGAAGTGTAA